Proteins encoded by one window of Candidatus Bathyarchaeota archaeon:
- a CDS encoding winged helix-turn-helix domain-containing protein, whose product MSANARSLKYLLGWLIAGTRGGPTRAKIIETLKVSPQNANQLATLLQMDYKTMRHHLEVLEKNKMLTSVGDRYGATYFLSQMLEDNYALFEEIVNKIGKK is encoded by the coding sequence CTGTCAGCGAATGCACGTTCACTAAAATACCTCCTGGGCTGGCTCATCGCGGGTACCAGAGGCGGGCCGACTCGTGCAAAAATAATCGAAACACTAAAAGTGTCACCTCAAAACGCAAATCAACTAGCAACCCTGCTTCAGATGGATTACAAGACGATGCGTCACCACCTTGAGGTTCTAGAGAAGAACAAAATGTTAACTTCTGTTGGCGACCGATACGGTGCAACCTATTTTCTTTCGCAGATGCTAGAGGACAACTATGCTTTGTTTGAGGAGATTGTGAATAAAATCGGGAAAAAGTAA
- a CDS encoding thioredoxin domain-containing protein — protein MSVQNRKANKLINQKSPYLLQHAYNPVDWYPWGEEAFEKAKAEDKPVFVSIGYSTCHWCHVMEKESFEDEQVAELMNKAFVCIKVDREERPDIDAVYMAACQAMGRNCGWPLNVVTTPDKKPFFVASYIPKDNNYGTVGMLSLVPQIQQIWKNRRVELEAMGQEITEQISMQPVSKHEGELGISVLDEAFDQLFLAFDHEKGGFGSAPKFPSPHNLLFLMRYYVRTKQNSAWSMVDKTLRAMRLGGIFDQVGLGFHRYSTDAHWLVPHFEKMLYDQALLALTYVEALQLSGAPRFKVTAKETLDYVLRELTSPEGGFYSAEDADSEGEEGKFYLWTQDELKQTLPADLADFAIQIFGVKALGNYSEPFKGGNGKNILHLAVPLDQMASQTGLTVDQVIGKLGKIVNLLFAERSKRVRPARDDKVLLDWNGLTIAALARAGEVFGEQKYLLAAEKAVDFLLSTMQTADGRLYHRYAKGESAVLGFLDDYAMMIWGLIELYEADFNEKYLQKAIGLTKTMIEDFWDDTNGGFYFTPKTATEVPRMKQTYDGAVPSGNSVALLDLLRLARLSGEVSFEQYANKMLSAFGEDLKGYPMGHTFMLSGLDFVLGPSQNVVLAGEITEKDTQAMLKALRERYLPNLTVRLWTPQVAKSATIGSSYDLIEGKATAYVCVNQTCMTPTNDKKIMLEYLESDKQK, from the coding sequence TTGTCGGTTCAAAATCGAAAAGCTAACAAGCTAATCAACCAAAAAAGCCCCTATCTGCTTCAACATGCCTACAACCCCGTTGACTGGTACCCATGGGGAGAAGAGGCATTCGAGAAGGCGAAAGCAGAGGATAAACCTGTTTTTGTTTCAATCGGGTATTCAACCTGCCACTGGTGCCACGTGATGGAGAAAGAATCCTTTGAGGACGAGCAGGTAGCGGAGTTGATGAACAAAGCGTTTGTATGCATAAAGGTTGACCGCGAAGAACGACCCGACATAGACGCCGTTTACATGGCGGCTTGTCAAGCTATGGGCAGAAACTGCGGTTGGCCCCTAAACGTGGTCACCACCCCCGACAAGAAACCGTTTTTTGTCGCCAGCTACATCCCAAAAGACAACAACTACGGCACAGTAGGCATGCTAAGCTTGGTTCCTCAGATTCAGCAGATTTGGAAAAACCGTCGAGTTGAACTCGAAGCTATGGGACAAGAAATCACAGAACAAATCAGCATGCAGCCCGTATCGAAACATGAAGGCGAGTTGGGAATATCTGTACTTGATGAAGCATTTGATCAGTTGTTTTTGGCTTTTGACCATGAAAAAGGCGGGTTCGGGTCAGCACCCAAATTCCCCTCACCCCATAACCTGCTGTTTCTAATGCGCTACTACGTTAGGACTAAGCAGAATTCGGCGTGGAGCATGGTTGACAAGACCTTGCGTGCGATGCGTTTAGGCGGCATTTTCGATCAAGTCGGTTTAGGTTTCCATCGGTACTCAACAGACGCTCACTGGCTGGTGCCCCATTTTGAAAAAATGCTCTATGACCAAGCCTTACTTGCGCTTACCTACGTCGAAGCCTTACAGCTATCAGGTGCGCCCAGGTTTAAAGTCACAGCAAAAGAAACACTCGACTATGTCCTGCGTGAACTCACCTCTCCAGAGGGCGGCTTCTACTCCGCCGAAGACGCGGATAGCGAGGGAGAAGAAGGCAAATTCTACCTCTGGACTCAAGACGAACTAAAGCAGACACTTCCAGCTGACCTCGCAGATTTCGCCATTCAAATCTTCGGCGTTAAAGCCTTGGGCAACTACAGTGAACCATTCAAAGGCGGGAACGGCAAAAACATCCTACACCTCGCTGTGCCACTGGATCAAATGGCGTCACAAACTGGTTTAACCGTTGACCAAGTGATTGGGAAATTGGGAAAAATTGTTAACCTGCTTTTTGCTGAACGCTCAAAACGGGTGCGACCTGCCAGAGATGACAAAGTGCTTTTGGACTGGAACGGTTTAACCATCGCAGCGTTGGCGAGGGCAGGCGAGGTTTTTGGGGAACAAAAATACCTTTTAGCTGCAGAGAAAGCAGTGGATTTTCTCTTAAGCACCATGCAAACTGCAGATGGGCGGCTCTACCACAGGTACGCAAAAGGCGAAAGCGCCGTCTTGGGCTTCCTAGATGACTATGCAATGATGATTTGGGGGTTAATCGAGCTCTACGAGGCAGACTTTAACGAGAAGTACCTGCAGAAGGCTATCGGTTTGACTAAAACAATGATCGAAGATTTCTGGGACGACACCAACGGTGGCTTCTACTTCACGCCCAAAACAGCCACGGAGGTTCCACGAATGAAGCAGACCTACGATGGCGCGGTACCCTCGGGGAATTCTGTTGCGCTCCTTGATTTGCTGCGGCTGGCCCGTTTAAGCGGCGAAGTATCCTTTGAGCAGTACGCTAACAAGATGCTTAGCGCTTTTGGAGAGGACCTCAAGGGGTATCCGATGGGACATACCTTTATGCTCTCGGGGTTGGATTTCGTTTTGGGGCCCTCACAGAATGTTGTTTTAGCTGGCGAAATTACAGAAAAAGATACGCAGGCTATGCTTAAAGCCCTAAGAGAAAGGTATCTGCCTAACTTGACGGTTCGGTTATGGACTCCGCAGGTGGCTAAATCAGCAACTATTGGCTCAAGCTACGATTTGATTGAGGGAAAAGCTACAGCCTACGTCTGCGTAAACCAAACCTGTATGACACCCACCAACGACAAAAAAATCATGCTTGAGTATTTAGAGTCAGATAAACAAAAATAA